CGGACAGCGCCCGGGTGAAGGCCGCCGTGAGGTACGCCCTGTGCTCGTCGGCGGAATGACCGGCGTTCATCTCGATTGCCTGCGTGCGCCCGCCCTGGCCGCCGTCGTAAAAGTCAACCAGCTCCCCGCGCAGCGCGTACTCAAGCTGCCGGGCTACGGCATTGGAAACATGGGCGATGTGCGCCAGCACGTGTCCCCGGGTCCAGCCAGGCAGATCAGTGGGAACCAGAACATCGGCGTCCGTGAGGCTCCCCAGCTTTGCGCTTACGTTGTCCGCCGCAATCTTCAGGCGGTCCATCAGCTGCACGTTAGAAATTTCAGTCATGGGTTCAGCCTATCCGTCCTTGAACGAGAAATGCCCGCATCCACTACGGATGCGGGCATTTCCTCTCACACGCTTTTGACGAAGCGCGACGCCGGTCAGGCCAGGAAGGTGCGAACCTCGCCCAGTTGCCCCTCAAGGGCCGCCAGCTGCGCCAGTACTGCCGAAGGCGCGGTGCCGCCCTGAGCGTTGCGGCTGTTGAGCGAGCCCTTGGTGCTCAGAACCGTACGAACCTCGGGGGTCAAGTGCTCGGAGATCGCCGCGTACTCTTCATCGGTCAGGTCCCACAGCTCCACGCCGCGGCTTTCGGCAACCTTGACGGCAGCACCGGAAAGCTCGTGAGCGTCACGGAACGGCACGCCCTGGCGGACCAGCCATTCAGCAATGTCAGTCGCCAGTGCAAAGCCCAGGGGAGCCAGTGCTTCCATGCGTTCGGTGTTGAACACCAGCGTTGCCAACATGCCAGAAACTGCCGGGAGCAGAAGTTCCAAGGTGTCAGCCGCGTCAAAGACGGGCTCCTTGTCTTCTTGCAGATCCCTGTTGTAGGCCAAGGGCAAGCCCTTGAGCGTTGCCAGCAACCCGGTCAGATCGCCGATGAGGCGCCCTGCCTTGCCACGGGCGAGCTCGGCCACATCGGGGTTTTTCTTCTGCGGCATGATGGAGGATCCCGTGGAGTAGGAATCGTGCAAGGTCACAAAGGAGAACTCCTTGGTGGCCCACAAGATGACTTCCTCGGAAACGCGGGAGAGGTCAACACCGATCATGGCGGCGACCCATGCGAACTCGGCGAAGACATCGCGTGAAGCGGTGCCGTCAATGGAGTTCCATACTGCGGAGTCAAAGCCCAGATCAGCAGCAACCGCGTTGGGATCCAGCCCCAGTGAGGAGCCGGCAAGTGCCCCTGAACCGTAGGGCGAAACCGCTGCACG
The Arthrobacter alpinus genome window above contains:
- the argH gene encoding argininosuccinate lyase; the protein is MADSNQGPQTQGSPAERSEVGVRSGTNEGALWGGRFQGGPADALAALSKSTHFDWRLALYDIAGSKAHARVLNTAGLLDAGELEGMLAALDQLEADVKSGAYGPSESDEDVHGSLERGLIERAGTALGGKLRAGRSRNDQVATLGRMYLREHARIIAAGVLSVIDALVEQAKAHHGVAMPGRTHLQHAQPILLSHHLLAHAWALLRDVQRLVDWDKRAAVSPYGSGALAGSSLGLDPNAVAADLGFDSAVWNSIDGTASRDVFAEFAWVAAMIGVDLSRVSEEVILWATKEFSFVTLHDSYSTGSSIMPQKKNPDVAELARGKAGRLIGDLTGLLATLKGLPLAYNRDLQEDKEPVFDAADTLELLLPAVSGMLATLVFNTERMEALAPLGFALATDIAEWLVRQGVPFRDAHELSGAAVKVAESRGVELWDLTDEEYAAISEHLTPEVRTVLSTKGSLNSRNAQGGTAPSAVLAQLAALEGQLGEVRTFLA